DNA sequence from the Sinomonas terrae genome:
CGAAGGAGCCAGCACACTGTCCCTAGCGAAATTCTTTCGAAAGTCAGGAACCCCGGCATGACGCTCACCGGCAGGAAGCCCACGCTCGCCGCCATCGCGCGCCTCACCGGCGTTTCGACCCCCACCGTCTCGAAGGTCGTCAACGGGCGCGAGGACGTGGCCGCGGAGACCCGTGCCAAGGTGCTCGCGGCGCTCGAGGAAGCCGGCTACGAGTCGCCCACCCACCGGAGGACGACGCACCGCACCGGCATCGTGGAGGTCGCCTTCGACTCGATCAACTCGAACTACGCCTCGTCAGTGCTCGACGGCATCCTCGCGCAGGCCGCCACGATGGGCGTCGAGGTCGTGCTGAGCGTGACGGGCAGCGCGGCCTCATCCGGCTTTGACCTCGAACGCCGGGCCCAGCGCACGGTCGACGAAGACCGATCCGGCATCATCGTCGTCACCTCCGCGTTCACCGGATCCCACCTTGCCGCTTTCCATCGGCGGCGGGTCCCCGTCGTCGTCATCGATCCTCTCAACCCGCCGCCGTCCGACGTCGTGAGCGTCGGCGCCACGAACTGGGCCGGGGGCAAGGCCGCCGCCGAACACCTGCTCGACCTCGGTCACCGCCGGATCGCCTACCTCGGCGGCCCGGACTCCGCCGAATGCAGTCAGGCACGACTCCACGGCTACATGTCAGCGCTCATGTCGCGGGGCGTCGAGGTCGATCCCCGTCTGGTGCGGCACGGGAGGTTCCGGGTCGAAGACGGTGTCGAAGGGCTCACCGCTCTCCTGGCCCTCGATGAACGGCCTACGGCCATCTTCTCCGGCAGTGATGCGATCGCTGTCGGCGTCCTTCGCGAAGCACGACGGCGCCGCATCCACGTGCCGGAAGAGCTCAGCCTCGTGGGCTTCGACGGGACCGCCCTCGCAGAGGATTCCGTCCCCGCCCTCACGTCCGTCGCGCAGCCTCTGCACGATATGGGCCGGACGGCGCTGCGCACCCTTCTGCGCCAGGCCCACGGGGAGCAGCTCGACTCGCACCGCGTCGAACTCGCGACGCAGCTCGTGGTCCGAGAGTCGACCGCGCCCGCGCCAGCCCCCGCCCCCACCCCCACCCCCGCCTGATCGTTTCGGGTACACCAACTCCCCTCCCTGACCATCTCGGGTACACCAACTCCCCCCACTGACCATCTCGGGTACACCAACTCCCCCCACTGACCATCTCGGGTACACCAACTCCCCCCACTGACCATCTCGGGTACACCAACTCCCAACCGAATGCGGAGTTGGCGTACCCGAGATGCTAGAGAAGGCGATTATCTGCTCCCGAACGCCAAGGCCGCGGAACGCGAAGGCCCCGGAACGCCAGGCCCGGGAGCGCCAGACACAGGCTGGGCACAGCATCCTTTCGTATACGCCATAGGGTCCCTCAGTACGGTCTGGGTAGGCGCGGCGAGGGTCCGCGCAACGGAGGAACCCATGTTTGCTCGGTACCTGCAGCGCGAGCTGTCAGGCAGACGGAAACAGACCGTCATCATCGCAATCGCCCTGGCCTTGGCGATTGCCCTCGTCATCGTCGTCAACGCGCTCTCGGCTGGCGTCCGGGACGCACAGAAGGCCGCCCTGGCAAGCGTGTACGGCGTCGGGACGGACATCACCGTCACCCAAGCCCCCGCGGCGCCCACCGCTGGGGGCACCCAGGGCCCGCGATTCCAGTTCAATGGAGGGGCGGACAACAACCAGGGCTCCTCGACGTCGGTCAACCAGTCCCGACTCATCTCCGGCCGCGGTTCGGCTACGTTCGCTTCGACGTCGCTCGCCACAGTGCAGAAGACGACGGGAGTGCAGTCGGCCTCGGCGGCACTCTCGCTCACGAACATCACGCTCAACGGCCAGGTCGCCCAGCAGAACGGCAGCGCCAACGCGGCCCCGACGGCCCCATCGGAGACCGGCCAGCAGGGCGGGACGGGACGACGCTTCGGCGGCAACTTCGGCGTCGACTCGTTCAGCGTGCTCGGCATCGACGGCAACGCAGGCAAGGTCGGGCCGCTCGCCGCGGCGACGGTCTCGAAGGGCCGCGCGCTCGGCACGCAGGACGTCGGGCAGCACAACGCTGTGATCGACTCCTCGTATGCGACCACGGCGAACCTCGCGCTCGGCGGCACGATCAACGTGGGTGGCCAGAACTTCACGATCGTGGGCATCATCTCGGCGACTGGTTCTGACTCGCAGACGGCCGCGGACGTCTACATCCCGCTCGACGTCGCCCAGACCCTCTCGACCGAGACCGGCAAGGTCAGCACTGTCTACGTCCAGGCCGCGTCCTCGGATCAGGTCGCGAACCTCAAGGCGGACCTCCAGAAGGCACTCCCGTCCCAGACCATCAACACCCAAGCCGATCTCGCCTCGAACGTTTCAGGCTCGCTCTCCACGGCCTCCGGTCTGATCTCGGGCCTCGGCACGTGGCTCTCGGTAGCCGTCCTCGCTGCGGCCTTCCTTCTCGCGGCGCTCCTCACGCTCTCCGGCGTCTCGCGCCGCACGCGTGAATTCGGCACGCTCAAGGCGATCGGCTGGCGCAACGGCCGCATTGTGAAGCAGGTCGCGGGAGAGTCTCTCGTCCAGTCGCTCATCGGCGGCGTCGTCGGCATCGCGGTGGGCCTCATCGCCGTCGTCGTCATCAATATGATGAGCCCGACGCTCACTGCTGGCGCGGGCGGGGCCCGTGGGGCCGGCGGTGCAGCCCGGGCAGCCGGAAGCGCGGCAGGGCGTGCGGCCCAGAACGGCACAGGCGGCGGCTTCGGCGGCGGCGGCTTCGGCGGCGGGGGCTTCGGTGGTGGCGGCTTCGGCGGCTCGGCAACACACGTCGCCCTCGGCGCACCGGTCGCGCCTTCGTTCATCCTCATCGCCGTCGGCATCGCCATCTTGGGCGGCCTCGTGGCGGGCGTCGTGGGCGGCTGGCGCGCTGCCCGCCTCCAGCCCGCTGAAGCACTGAGGAGCCTGGCCTGATGACCATCGAGAACAAAGCGGAGGAACCTGTGCAGGAGCAGACCAGCGTTCAGAACCCGGCCGTCGCGCCGGCTCCCGAGGGCCAAGCGGCCAAGGTGCCGATGTTCCAGCTCGAAAACGTCGGCAAGACGTACAAGCAGCGCGACCGCACCGTCCGCGCGCTCGACGGCGTGTCGCTTTCGATCGCCGCCGGGCAGCTCGTGGCGATCCAGGGCCCGACCGGCGGCGGCAAGTCCACGCTCCTGCAGATGCTCGGCGCGCTCGACAGGCCGAGCCAGGGCGTCGTTCGGCTCGCGGGTCGCGAGATCTCGCGTCTCC
Encoded proteins:
- a CDS encoding LacI family DNA-binding transcriptional regulator encodes the protein MTLTGRKPTLAAIARLTGVSTPTVSKVVNGREDVAAETRAKVLAALEEAGYESPTHRRTTHRTGIVEVAFDSINSNYASSVLDGILAQAATMGVEVVLSVTGSAASSGFDLERRAQRTVDEDRSGIIVVTSAFTGSHLAAFHRRRVPVVVIDPLNPPPSDVVSVGATNWAGGKAAAEHLLDLGHRRIAYLGGPDSAECSQARLHGYMSALMSRGVEVDPRLVRHGRFRVEDGVEGLTALLALDERPTAIFSGSDAIAVGVLREARRRRIHVPEELSLVGFDGTALAEDSVPALTSVAQPLHDMGRTALRTLLRQAHGEQLDSHRVELATQLVVRESTAPAPAPAPTPTPA
- a CDS encoding ABC transporter permease, which codes for MFARYLQRELSGRRKQTVIIAIALALAIALVIVVNALSAGVRDAQKAALASVYGVGTDITVTQAPAAPTAGGTQGPRFQFNGGADNNQGSSTSVNQSRLISGRGSATFASTSLATVQKTTGVQSASAALSLTNITLNGQVAQQNGSANAAPTAPSETGQQGGTGRRFGGNFGVDSFSVLGIDGNAGKVGPLAAATVSKGRALGTQDVGQHNAVIDSSYATTANLALGGTINVGGQNFTIVGIISATGSDSQTAADVYIPLDVAQTLSTETGKVSTVYVQAASSDQVANLKADLQKALPSQTINTQADLASNVSGSLSTASGLISGLGTWLSVAVLAAAFLLAALLTLSGVSRRTREFGTLKAIGWRNGRIVKQVAGESLVQSLIGGVVGIAVGLIAVVVINMMSPTLTAGAGGARGAGGAARAAGSAAGRAAQNGTGGGFGGGGFGGGGFGGGGFGGSATHVALGAPVAPSFILIAVGIAILGGLVAGVVGGWRAARLQPAEALRSLA